AGAGGTGATTCACAGTATGATAAAAAGTTTTATTTTAATGGTGTCAAGTACACTGCTTTTTGCGAGTGATACATCTTCAGGGCAGGGGAATACACTCTTGTACCTGCTCTTGCTGCTGCTTCTTCTTTTGTTCGTTTTTTTCTTTTTTGCAAAACGTATGCAGTCAGAAAGAGCAAAAGCGAAAAAGGAAGCGAAGACTAGTGGGGAGAGAGGTACGAACCCGGAAGTGCTTGAAGCATATCGTATCGAATCCAAAAAGATCAAGATAGAGAATCAACCTTTCAGGTTGAGCGGCCTGTTGCACATCCTTACAAACAAGATCGGAAAAGCGCTAAAAGCACACAACCATCATCTTCACTATGATGTAGACAGTGAAGTAGGTCGGTATATTGTCGGTGACAATGATTATATTGAGCAGATACTCGAAGCGCTTCTTAAGAATACCATCGTACTCGGTACCGACTCAGAGATCGTTTTGAGCATATTTAGATCGAGACAGAACTTCCTTGTGTTTGATGTGAGCAATGAGAAAGGGGTCATTTCCAAAGTAGACTGTCGGGAGTATCTCACTACCGAGAGTATCTCTACCGAGAAGAGTGAGGAGCTGAATAGCTTTGTCAAAGCCAAAAAGATTGCTGAAGCCATGGGTGGATCGCTCACATTAAGCAGCAATAAGCGCTCCGGGACACACTACACGTTAAAAATCCCTTATATTCCGGACAAAGACAACAGAAGCCATCAGCAGCAGTTGAAAAAATTCCTTGAGGGGAAACGAGCCCTGTTTATCGGGAAGACGAAGTATGAGACCAAGCGGGTACAATACATTTTTGAAACCTACGGCATTAAAATAAGTGATATGAAACTCGAAGATTTTGAAAAGAAGAAACCGGATCTCAGCCGGTACGATATGGTTATTATCCGCTCATCGGATCTGACAGCAAAACATATCGCTTTCTTCAAAAGGATCTATGAGAATCCAAAGAGTGAATTCAAGATCATAATCAGCCATGAACTGTTCGAACCGGAGAATAAAATCGCTCTGGGCAAATCAATCGCACATGCGGAGCTCTTCAATCCTGCCATTATCGGGGATGTGGAAGAAATTCTCTACCAGATGTTCATTCTCAAGAGCAAGGCGGTCAAAGGGATCAGCAATATGGAGGTATTTGACCCTGAGACATTTGTTCTGAAGGGTAGCAGATCGGTCAGAGAGGGAGATCTGAAAAAGTTCAGCGGCGCGCATATTGCAGTAGCAGAGGACAGCAAGGTTGACCAGCGGGTCATTCGCAACATTCTTAACAAGGCAGAGGGGGCTTCTCTTTTCTTTGTCGAGAACGGACTCGATATGATCAAACTGCTTGAAGAAAAAGAGATCGATATCATTTTTACCGATATCAATATGCCGCTTCTCGATGGCTTGACTATGACGAAAAGGATACGCTCCAATCCAAAATGGGAGAATA
This DNA window, taken from Sulfurovum lithotrophicum, encodes the following:
- a CDS encoding ATP-binding response regulator, whose protein sequence is MIKSFILMVSSTLLFASDTSSGQGNTLLYLLLLLLLLLFVFFFFAKRMQSERAKAKKEAKTSGERGTNPEVLEAYRIESKKIKIENQPFRLSGLLHILTNKIGKALKAHNHHLHYDVDSEVGRYIVGDNDYIEQILEALLKNTIVLGTDSEIVLSIFRSRQNFLVFDVSNEKGVISKVDCREYLTTESISTEKSEELNSFVKAKKIAEAMGGSLTLSSNKRSGTHYTLKIPYIPDKDNRSHQQQLKKFLEGKRALFIGKTKYETKRVQYIFETYGIKISDMKLEDFEKKKPDLSRYDMVIIRSSDLTAKHIAFFKRIYENPKSEFKIIISHELFEPENKIALGKSIAHAELFNPAIIGDVEEILYQMFILKSKAVKGISNMEVFDPETFVLKGSRSVREGDLKKFSGAHIAVAEDSKVDQRVIRNILNKAEGASLFFVENGLDMIKLLEEKEIDIIFTDINMPLLDGLTMTKRIRSNPKWENIPIISISSMAFKHEIRSMVLAGMNATISKPITAQEVYRALERFLKVTPAMQARSLKKEQKRNVYTDYDRNILDVQKGLDEVGEELQYMEILLETRETLKGSAKQVSKLIYDDEYLAMKAYARSLRDLYKNIHANEMVKILDELTHYVYINKKVYLMEYTALYQKNWMDLQKEIDRFVAFVIDEES